A genomic region of Trueperaceae bacterium contains the following coding sequences:
- a CDS encoding flavin reductase family protein, which translates to MMVSDPLTASSAADESGGHRRVAPGLTVGELSGAAVGGREFRAALSRFATGITVVTMLGTTPDGEERPFGITVNAFLSLSLDPPLVAVSIDKRARAHATLMGATRFGVSVLAADQAPVSDHFAGRPVEPVGVPYEEYDGFPVIRGAIAQLVLRAEQRFDVGDHTLFVGRVEALRYADGAPLVYFGSAYRRLPEP; encoded by the coding sequence ATGATGGTTTCCGATCCGCTCACCGCAAGCAGCGCCGCCGACGAGAGTGGCGGACACCGGCGTGTCGCCCCCGGGCTCACGGTCGGTGAGCTCTCCGGCGCGGCCGTCGGCGGCCGCGAGTTCCGCGCCGCCCTCAGCCGTTTCGCGACCGGCATCACGGTCGTCACCATGCTCGGCACGACGCCGGACGGCGAGGAGCGGCCTTTCGGCATCACGGTCAACGCCTTCCTGTCCTTGTCGCTCGACCCGCCGCTCGTCGCGGTGTCCATCGACAAGCGCGCCAGGGCGCACGCGACCCTGATGGGCGCGACGCGTTTCGGCGTCTCGGTCCTCGCCGCGGACCAGGCGCCCGTCTCGGACCACTTCGCCGGCCGGCCCGTCGAGCCCGTCGGTGTACCGTACGAGGAGTACGACGGCTTCCCCGTCATCCGGGGCGCTATCGCGCAGCTCGTCTTGCGCGCCGAACAGCGCTTCGACGTCGGCGATCACACGCTCTTCGTCGGTAGGGTCGAGGCCCTCCGCTACGCCGACGGCGCGCCGCTCGTCTACTTCGGCAGCGCTTACCGGCGGCTGCCGGAGCCTTGA
- a CDS encoding deoxyribonuclease IV: MASLGAHVSTAGGMAKAFDRGADIGCDAVQVFVKSPNQWRARPLDPQEVEGFRARSLEAGWPLVAHAAYLINLASADEEIADKSRAGLKDEFTRCGLLGIGGLVFHPGAHLGAGTEAGIEAIARNMDTVLAESEGVDTLLLLENTAGQGSTVGARFEELAGIIALLDQPDRVGVCLDTCHAFSAGYDVSTEEGHEALLAEFDRHLGLARLRCVHLNDSKHPLGSRKDRHENIGVGLIGEDAFARIINDPRLAHAPQVLETPLGDDDGGHRRDLSLLRTLLTR, from the coding sequence ATGGCATCACTAGGCGCGCACGTCTCCACCGCAGGCGGCATGGCCAAGGCGTTCGACCGGGGCGCCGACATCGGCTGTGACGCCGTCCAGGTCTTCGTCAAGAGCCCCAACCAGTGGCGGGCCCGCCCGCTCGACCCGCAGGAGGTGGAGGGCTTCCGGGCCAGGAGCCTCGAAGCGGGCTGGCCATTGGTCGCGCACGCCGCGTACCTCATCAACCTCGCCTCGGCGGACGAGGAGATCGCCGACAAGTCGCGCGCCGGGCTCAAGGACGAGTTCACTCGCTGCGGCCTCCTCGGCATCGGTGGCCTCGTCTTCCACCCCGGCGCCCACCTCGGCGCCGGCACCGAGGCCGGCATCGAAGCGATCGCCCGCAACATGGACACGGTGCTGGCCGAGAGCGAGGGGGTGGACACGCTCCTGCTCCTCGAGAACACCGCCGGGCAAGGGAGCACGGTCGGAGCGCGGTTCGAGGAGCTCGCCGGCATCATCGCTCTCCTCGACCAACCGGACAGGGTGGGCGTGTGCCTCGACACCTGCCACGCCTTCTCCGCCGGCTACGACGTCTCCACCGAGGAGGGCCACGAGGCGCTGCTCGCCGAGTTCGACCGCCACCTTGGCCTCGCGCGCCTCAGATGCGTCCACCTGAACGACTCGAAGCACCCCCTGGGCTCGCGCAAGGACCGGCACGAGAACATCGGCGTCGGGTTGATCGGCGAGGACGCGTTCGCTCGCATCATCAACGACCCCCGCCTCGCGCATGCGCCCCAGGTCCTGGAGACCCCGCTCGGCGACGACGACGGTGGCCATAGACGCGACCTCTCGCTGCTACGCACGCTCCTCACGAGGTGA
- a CDS encoding dipeptidase — MSQAVEEAVKSAKAGAARNAEELMEFVRVPSVSTAPEHRQDIDEAASWLAARFERAGVPDVRVMPTKGHPVVVARWHHDENAPTVIVYGHYDVQPPEPLELWNSQPFVPEIREGRIYGRGASDDKGGVMIALHAVEASAAASGVPPVNVTFLVEGEEEIGSPNLAPFLAENAELLAADLAISADGGIFGVGIPSVTVGSRGLAGVEVSVTGANADLHSGMYGGAVANPIMALARILASMQDADGRVLVEGFFDGIPELSAELRGAIAAVPGEGSGAADLGLDGWWGDPAYTPAERRVARPTLEVNGMWGGYQGGGIKTVLPKEAHAKITCRLVVGQDPDKVVAALTEHIRRHAPAGVNVNVKPMAGKGRAYLMPLDHPVLAIAGEAMEAAYGKRPFPTFTGGTVPVAEQFGSVLGMWCLYFAFGEPDNGLHAPNEFFRLSAMEKGTEATVRLLYAIREAGKDAVRAPLA; from the coding sequence GTGAGCCAGGCAGTCGAAGAGGCCGTCAAGTCGGCCAAGGCGGGCGCAGCCAGGAACGCCGAGGAGCTGATGGAGTTCGTGCGCGTGCCGAGCGTCTCCACGGCGCCCGAGCACAGGCAGGACATCGACGAGGCCGCCAGCTGGCTGGCGGCGCGCTTCGAGCGCGCCGGAGTGCCGGACGTACGTGTCATGCCGACGAAGGGGCATCCGGTCGTCGTCGCCCGCTGGCACCACGACGAGAACGCGCCTACCGTCATCGTCTACGGCCACTACGACGTGCAGCCGCCCGAGCCGCTCGAGCTGTGGAACTCGCAGCCGTTCGTGCCGGAGATCCGCGAGGGGCGCATCTACGGTCGCGGCGCGAGTGACGACAAGGGCGGCGTCATGATCGCCCTCCACGCCGTCGAGGCGAGCGCGGCGGCCTCCGGCGTGCCGCCCGTGAACGTCACGTTCCTCGTCGAGGGGGAGGAGGAGATCGGCAGCCCGAACCTCGCTCCGTTCCTCGCCGAGAACGCCGAGCTGCTCGCCGCCGACCTCGCCATCAGCGCCGACGGCGGCATCTTCGGGGTGGGCATCCCGTCGGTCACGGTCGGCTCGCGCGGGCTGGCCGGCGTCGAGGTCAGCGTCACGGGCGCCAACGCCGACCTGCACTCAGGCATGTACGGCGGCGCCGTCGCCAACCCGATCATGGCCCTCGCGCGCATCCTCGCGAGCATGCAAGACGCGGACGGGCGTGTCCTCGTGGAAGGGTTCTTCGACGGCATCCCGGAGCTCAGCGCTGAGCTCCGCGGCGCCATCGCGGCCGTACCGGGGGAAGGGAGCGGCGCCGCCGACCTGGGCCTGGACGGCTGGTGGGGCGACCCCGCCTACACGCCGGCGGAGCGCCGCGTGGCGCGGCCGACCCTGGAGGTCAACGGCATGTGGGGCGGCTACCAGGGCGGGGGCATCAAGACCGTGCTCCCCAAGGAGGCGCACGCCAAGATCACGTGCCGCCTCGTGGTCGGGCAGGACCCCGACAAGGTCGTGGCCGCGCTGACGGAGCACATCCGGCGCCACGCGCCCGCCGGCGTGAATGTGAACGTCAAGCCCATGGCCGGCAAGGGCCGCGCCTACCTCATGCCCCTGGACCACCCGGTCCTGGCGATCGCCGGCGAAGCCATGGAGGCGGCGTACGGCAAGCGCCCCTTCCCGACCTTCACGGGCGGGACGGTCCCTGTGGCCGAGCAGTTCGGCAGCGTCCTCGGCATGTGGTGCCTCTACTTCGCGTTCGGCGAGCCGGACAACGGCCTGCACGCGCCCAACGAGTTCTTCCGCCTCTCGGCCATGGAGAAGGGCACCGAGGCCACCGTGCGGCTCCTCTACGCCATCAGGGAGGCCGGCAAGGACGCGGTGCGGGCGCCCCTCGCCTGA
- a CDS encoding ABC transporter substrate-binding protein, giving the protein MFDIVRRAAHIATAAFALSGLAALAPAAFLPGLAHAQEQVLRVGAVVSRTGGSAALGEGEAAALELLQRQYAADGIGRGVKLDITVLDDGSSLDQTIAHVKSLLNEGRVDAIICCTRSVGALAVVALAQSAGVPLISLAAAAPIAEPAESRRWVFTTVPTDRLILSGVVADMQARGINEVVFLGLADAFGESGLVELQLQLMSTNIHLDQVVRYEADAESYTAPALAALLSRPQAVLVWGIVDDSARMVRELRDRGYGGDIYVSHGVGNDRFIELAGAAAEGVRLAVGPLLVLDDLAATAPTRDVTAAFLADYETAYPGTSPSTFAGHAYDAVQAIVSAARYVQDTGRLDLSHRVGTRGALRDALEAMGPFAGIGGVFDFTGTDHQGLDARAYVLAEIRDGTWRLAR; this is encoded by the coding sequence ATGTTTGACATAGTCAGACGCGCCGCCCACATCGCGACAGCCGCCTTCGCACTCTCAGGCCTCGCCGCGCTCGCCCCAGCCGCTTTCCTGCCCGGCCTCGCCCACGCTCAGGAGCAGGTCCTGCGTGTCGGCGCTGTGGTCTCGCGCACCGGCGGCTCGGCCGCCCTCGGCGAGGGCGAAGCCGCCGCCCTCGAGCTCCTGCAGCGCCAGTACGCCGCCGACGGTATCGGCCGGGGCGTCAAGCTGGACATCACCGTCCTCGACGACGGCTCCTCCCTCGACCAGACGATCGCGCACGTCAAGAGCCTACTGAACGAGGGGCGGGTGGACGCCATCATCTGCTGCACGCGCTCCGTAGGCGCCCTCGCCGTCGTCGCGCTCGCCCAGTCGGCGGGCGTGCCGCTCATCAGCCTCGCGGCCGCCGCCCCGATCGCCGAGCCGGCCGAGTCGAGGCGCTGGGTCTTCACCACCGTTCCCACCGATCGCCTCATCCTCTCGGGCGTGGTCGCGGACATGCAAGCGCGCGGCATCAACGAAGTCGTGTTCCTCGGCCTCGCCGACGCGTTCGGCGAGAGCGGCTTGGTCGAGCTTCAGCTCCAGCTCATGAGCACGAACATCCATCTCGACCAGGTCGTGCGCTACGAGGCCGACGCCGAGTCGTACACGGCGCCGGCGCTCGCCGCGCTCCTGTCGCGCCCGCAGGCCGTGCTCGTCTGGGGCATCGTCGACGACTCCGCGCGCATGGTGCGCGAGCTTCGCGACCGCGGCTACGGGGGCGACATCTACGTCAGCCACGGCGTTGGCAACGACCGCTTCATCGAACTGGCCGGCGCCGCGGCAGAGGGTGTGCGGTTGGCCGTCGGCCCGCTGCTCGTCCTCGACGACCTGGCCGCCACGGCCCCGACCCGCGACGTCACGGCGGCGTTCCTTGCGGACTACGAGACCGCGTATCCGGGCACGAGTCCTTCCACCTTCGCCGGTCACGCCTACGATGCCGTCCAGGCCATCGTCTCGGCCGCCCGTTACGTGCAGGATACGGGCCGCCTCGACTTGAGCCACCGCGTCGGCACGCGCGGCGCGCTGCGCGACGCCCTCGAGGCCATGGGACCGTTCGCCGGGATCGGCGGCGTCTTCGACTTCACCGGCACCGACCACCAGGGGCTCGACGCTCGCGCCTACGTGCTGGCCGAGATCCGCGACGGGACGTGGCGGCTGGCGCGCTAG
- a CDS encoding DinB family protein, whose protein sequence is MPDSTATLLDPAAVDALKATLGGMLTRNHRIVLQLTAGLSEAAAREPLVADGSSARWLVGHLVGNRDSMLETLGGERMQDAAFGKAFGYGSKPEGEPEAALAELIAAYTAAEAPLAAALAAASAEDLARPVGKTTAGQRFEFLLWHETYHLGQLMLYRRAAGLDNPIG, encoded by the coding sequence ATGCCGGATAGCACCGCCACCCTCCTCGACCCCGCCGCCGTCGACGCCCTCAAGGCGACGCTCGGCGGCATGCTCACGCGCAACCACCGCATCGTGCTGCAGCTGACCGCCGGCCTCTCGGAGGCAGCCGCCCGCGAACCCCTGGTGGCGGACGGAAGCAGCGCCAGGTGGCTGGTCGGACACCTGGTCGGCAACCGCGACTCCATGCTCGAGACCCTGGGCGGCGAGCGCATGCAGGACGCCGCCTTCGGGAAGGCGTTCGGTTACGGCAGCAAGCCGGAAGGCGAGCCGGAGGCCGCGCTCGCCGAGCTGATCGCGGCGTACACGGCGGCGGAAGCGCCCCTGGCCGCGGCCTTGGCGGCCGCGAGCGCCGAGGACCTGGCGCGGCCAGTCGGCAAGACGACCGCGGGCCAGCGCTTCGAGTTCCTCCTGTGGCACGAGACCTATCACCTCGGCCAGCTCATGCTCTACCGGCGCGCGGCGGGGTTGGACAACCCGATCGGCTGA
- a CDS encoding NUDIX domain-containing protein: protein MTAGAEPDVRLPDGRRVVAGAVLLHPDGRVLLQLRDDKPGIVSPGEWSLFGGGVDVGETPAEGMRREIAEEIGFHVRHFRPLLVYEGWPAQYHIFLAAIDAATEELVLAEGAGLDYWEPDEVVARARVTSIARLSVVAMQELKRQRAEAGSEDRELLPGAGY from the coding sequence GTGACGGCGGGAGCCGAACCCGACGTCCGGCTGCCGGACGGCCGCCGCGTGGTCGCCGGAGCGGTGCTGTTGCACCCGGACGGCCGCGTGTTGCTGCAACTGCGCGACGACAAGCCCGGCATCGTCTCGCCCGGCGAGTGGTCGCTGTTCGGCGGCGGGGTGGACGTCGGCGAGACGCCGGCCGAAGGCATGCGCCGCGAGATCGCCGAGGAGATCGGCTTCCACGTGCGCCACTTCCGCCCCCTGCTCGTCTACGAGGGCTGGCCGGCGCAGTACCACATCTTCCTCGCGGCCATCGACGCCGCGACGGAGGAGCTGGTGCTCGCGGAGGGCGCGGGTCTCGACTACTGGGAACCGGACGAAGTCGTCGCTCGAGCGCGCGTCACGTCCATCGCCCGCCTGAGCGTCGTCGCCATGCAGGAGTTGAAGCGGCAGCGGGCGGAAGCCGGGTCCGAAGACCGCGAGCTCCTCCCCGGCGCGGGCTACTGA
- a CDS encoding MBL fold metallo-hydrolase yields the protein MAKVHLLGTGAALSDKSRTTTMLALEGETSLLLVDCGGDAAQRLLANDLDLSKVSGLIATHEHADHVGGFALLMERLWLAGHKRKFDVYGIRSALDQVRRIHDAFDTAEWPDYPEIRYHEVERALGAPVLTNEDFEITAVPGDHAVPVIGLRVTDERSGSVLAYSCDTELSEAVVEGARGADLLVHEASGAFPGHSTGADAAAVASRAGAKRLVLVHIPPQRDGGAGLLASARAGFAAAELGEDGDVHEF from the coding sequence ATGGCCAAGGTCCACCTGCTAGGCACGGGGGCGGCACTGTCGGACAAGAGCAGGACCACGACGATGCTGGCGCTGGAGGGGGAGACGAGCCTGCTGCTCGTCGATTGCGGCGGCGACGCCGCCCAGCGCCTCCTCGCCAACGACCTCGACCTGTCGAAGGTGAGCGGCCTGATCGCCACCCACGAGCACGCCGACCACGTCGGCGGCTTCGCGCTCCTCATGGAACGGCTGTGGCTCGCCGGCCACAAGCGGAAGTTCGACGTCTACGGCATCCGCTCGGCCCTAGACCAGGTGCGCCGCATCCACGACGCCTTCGACACGGCGGAGTGGCCGGACTACCCTGAGATCCGTTACCACGAGGTCGAGCGCGCCCTGGGCGCGCCGGTCCTGACGAACGAGGACTTCGAGATAACGGCCGTGCCGGGCGACCACGCCGTGCCGGTCATAGGCCTGCGGGTTACGGACGAGCGTTCTGGCAGCGTCCTCGCTTACTCGTGCGACACGGAGCTATCCGAGGCGGTCGTCGAGGGCGCGCGCGGGGCCGACCTGCTCGTCCATGAGGCGAGCGGGGCGTTCCCCGGCCACTCCACGGGCGCCGACGCCGCCGCCGTGGCTTCTCGGGCGGGCGCCAAGCGCCTGGTCCTTGTACACATCCCGCCGCAACGCGACGGCGGGGCGGGGCTCCTCGCCTCCGCCAGGGCCGGGTTCGCCGCCGCCGAGCTCGGCGAGGACGGCGACGTGCACGAGTTCTGA
- the hpaB gene encoding 4-hydroxyphenylacetate 3-monooxygenase, oxygenase component, whose protein sequence is MPARDGQQFLDGLRRDPPNLYVDGERVLDPTAHRATAAAARAIADLYDLQQSADLGCAMTFASPASGAQVGMSFIEPLTKDDLRARAQMHRAWARYSLGFLGRSPDYLNVNLMACARAAPYFARCGERFGENLRRYFEHVREHDLCLTHALTDPQVNRAAPSDRLHDPYIALGVVRETSAGVVVRGARMLATLPVADELLIMPPPAGSTAVEPERYALAFAVPCSTPGLTFIAREPLEERRNLTDHPLGARFDELDALVTFDDVLVPWERVFLLGDADLAAGMYGATNAAYQMGHQVLNVKIVKAEAFLGVAELIVAAIGSGRFEHVQLKLAELVTVLEVLKALKTQAEELAAPDEYGTMTPDKAALATARAYFPQVYPRLVEVLQLLGASGLIMLPSERERQGPMADAIDRYLQASNLAAEDRLRLFRLAWDMSISAFGGRQNLYEKYFFGDPVRNQAALRRDYDTSGARALIDDFLRRRG, encoded by the coding sequence GTGCCGGCGCGCGACGGACAACAGTTCCTCGACGGTCTGAGGCGCGACCCGCCCAACCTTTACGTCGACGGCGAGCGCGTCCTCGACCCGACGGCGCATCGGGCCACCGCCGCCGCGGCGCGCGCCATCGCCGACCTGTACGACCTGCAGCAGAGCGCCGACCTCGGCTGCGCGATGACGTTCGCCAGCCCGGCGAGCGGCGCGCAGGTGGGCATGAGCTTCATCGAGCCGCTCACCAAGGACGACCTGCGCGCCCGCGCCCAGATGCACCGCGCATGGGCCCGTTACTCGCTCGGCTTCCTCGGGCGCAGCCCCGACTACCTGAACGTGAACTTGATGGCGTGCGCCCGCGCGGCGCCGTACTTCGCGCGCTGCGGCGAGCGGTTCGGGGAGAACCTGAGGCGCTACTTCGAGCACGTGCGCGAGCACGATCTCTGCCTCACCCACGCCCTCACCGACCCGCAGGTCAACCGCGCCGCGCCGAGCGACCGGTTGCACGACCCGTACATCGCCCTCGGCGTCGTGCGCGAGACGAGCGCAGGCGTCGTCGTGCGCGGCGCGCGCATGCTCGCCACGCTCCCGGTGGCCGACGAGCTCCTGATCATGCCGCCGCCGGCCGGCAGCACCGCCGTCGAGCCTGAGCGCTACGCCCTCGCGTTCGCCGTCCCGTGCTCCACGCCGGGCCTCACGTTCATCGCGCGCGAGCCCCTCGAGGAGCGGCGCAACCTCACCGACCATCCGCTCGGGGCGCGCTTCGACGAGCTCGACGCCTTGGTGACGTTCGACGACGTCCTCGTGCCGTGGGAGCGCGTCTTCCTCCTGGGCGACGCCGACCTGGCCGCCGGCATGTACGGAGCGACCAACGCCGCCTACCAGATGGGCCATCAGGTCCTGAACGTCAAGATCGTCAAGGCGGAGGCGTTCCTGGGCGTGGCGGAGCTCATCGTGGCGGCCATCGGCAGCGGACGCTTCGAGCACGTGCAGCTAAAGCTGGCCGAGCTCGTGACGGTCCTCGAGGTGCTCAAGGCGCTCAAGACGCAGGCCGAGGAGCTCGCCGCTCCGGACGAGTACGGCACGATGACGCCGGACAAGGCGGCGCTGGCCACCGCGAGGGCGTACTTCCCGCAGGTCTACCCACGCCTCGTGGAGGTCTTGCAGCTCCTCGGCGCCAGCGGCCTGATCATGCTGCCGAGCGAACGTGAGCGCCAGGGCCCGATGGCCGACGCCATCGACCGCTACCTGCAGGCGAGCAACCTCGCGGCCGAGGACCGGCTCCGGCTCTTCCGGCTGGCGTGGGACATGAGCATCTCGGCCTTCGGCGGGCGCCAGAACCTCTACGAGAAGTACTTCTTCGGGGACCCGGTCAGGAACCAGGCGGCCCTGCGCCGCGATTACGACACCTCCGGCGCTCGGGCGCTGATAGACGACTTCCTGCGGCGCCGCGGTTGA
- a CDS encoding helix-turn-helix domain-containing protein, protein MAVPEPDSPFQSGAPSSQAEPGAPLSALLEDQRLGLTLVSGDPARRFLDVRWPEREPDRRWLEPGDLRLTSAGAPDGASFEPLVRSGPTAIVYALTPSDRRLPDGLAARARSAGVALVSAPPATAPERVEAAALRLLGAAPAAAAAVHAPQAFLLAALEGVKPERGLLERLHELTGADLVLLSPAGEVVARAGASGWRPRADAPAGSWTEGRMRLDGREALLYRVNAEGRLRAVLLAFPDGRRDARPWTEFARTLLGLAYERRAAEALTARAERAGLLALWLAAPTAAGLGSRLAAHGFGPRTQYRVAVGDAGAATAQANAVGDDHFAQRGVPALSDVRDGRVVWLFADTVGPAAGVSPHAAALLLALAEAGLAGGEGRGARGDGERGGAPRLGISEAVEGLVAAPEAYRRAATALERAAPGSVKAYEPDVVAELLGRQPPEQLRALRETVLGGLTAGDPHGKLRATLEAYLRGRDLAGLAEELGVHVNTLRYRLKRVEELLGASLTDPETLAKLWLATRGVDQS, encoded by the coding sequence ATGGCCGTTCCGGAGCCCGACTCGCCCTTCCAGTCCGGCGCGCCGTCCAGCCAAGCGGAACCGGGGGCTCCGTTGAGCGCGCTCCTGGAGGACCAGCGGCTGGGGCTGACCCTCGTGAGCGGCGATCCCGCCCGCCGGTTCCTTGACGTCCGGTGGCCGGAGCGAGAGCCGGACCGGCGCTGGCTCGAGCCCGGCGACCTGCGCCTGACGAGCGCCGGGGCGCCGGACGGCGCCTCGTTCGAGCCGCTCGTGCGCTCCGGGCCGACCGCCATCGTGTACGCGCTCACCCCGTCCGACCGGCGCCTCCCCGATGGGCTGGCGGCCCGGGCTCGGTCCGCGGGGGTCGCCCTCGTCAGCGCACCGCCAGCGACCGCCCCGGAGCGGGTCGAGGCCGCCGCTCTGCGCCTCCTGGGCGCCGCACCGGCTGCGGCGGCGGCCGTCCACGCGCCGCAAGCCTTCCTGCTCGCCGCGTTGGAAGGCGTCAAACCGGAGCGAGGTCTCCTGGAGCGCCTCCATGAGCTCACGGGTGCCGACCTCGTGCTGCTGAGCCCCGCCGGCGAGGTGGTCGCCAGAGCCGGCGCGAGCGGTTGGCGGCCGCGGGCGGACGCCCCGGCCGGCTCCTGGACGGAGGGCCGCATGCGTCTGGACGGGCGAGAGGCGCTCCTCTACCGCGTGAACGCCGAAGGTAGGCTCCGCGCCGTCCTGCTGGCCTTCCCCGACGGACGGCGGGACGCGCGGCCTTGGACGGAGTTCGCCCGCACGCTGCTCGGCCTGGCGTACGAGCGCAGGGCGGCCGAAGCGCTCACCGCGCGCGCGGAGCGCGCGGGCCTCCTCGCCCTCTGGTTGGCGGCTCCGACCGCCGCCGGTCTAGGCTCTCGCCTAGCCGCGCACGGCTTCGGCCCACGGACCCAGTACCGCGTGGCGGTCGGGGACGCCGGGGCGGCGACCGCTCAGGCCAACGCGGTCGGCGACGACCACTTCGCGCAGCGCGGCGTCCCGGCGCTCTCGGACGTGCGTGACGGGCGCGTCGTATGGCTGTTCGCGGACACGGTCGGCCCCGCCGCCGGGGTCTCCCCCCATGCGGCCGCGCTCCTGCTGGCGCTGGCTGAAGCCGGGCTCGCTGGCGGCGAGGGAAGGGGCGCGAGAGGTGACGGTGAGCGTGGCGGCGCTCCGCGCCTCGGCATCAGCGAGGCGGTCGAGGGCCTCGTAGCGGCGCCCGAGGCCTACCGGCGGGCGGCGACCGCCCTGGAGCGGGCCGCGCCGGGCAGCGTGAAGGCCTACGAGCCCGACGTGGTGGCGGAGCTGCTGGGCCGGCAACCGCCCGAGCAGCTCCGGGCGCTGCGCGAGACGGTGCTGGGCGGGCTCACCGCCGGCGACCCGCACGGCAAGCTGCGCGCCACGCTCGAGGCTTACCTGCGGGGGCGCGACCTCGCGGGCCTCGCGGAGGAGCTCGGCGTGCACGTGAACACGCTCCGCTACCGCCTGAAGCGCGTCGAGGAGCTGCTCGGGGCGTCCCTGACGGACCCGGAGACCCTCGCGAAGCTCTGGCTGGCGACGCGCGGGGTCGACCAGTCCTGA
- the nucS gene encoding endonuclease NucS codes for MVRELLENPTPDDLAGFLDEHLRAGDELVQVAGECEVLYTGRAASVAEAGDYVVIVKADGSVQVQGPRGVKPVNWQPQTDEVRVAVEDGRAVLVAERYNPAELVRVSFETPALAVALRLEENGNFVLMGSEAEMQRALARDPDVIEPGLTVIDLELPTDVGGIDLFARDSHGRLVVVELKRGKANHEAVHQLDRYVQSVRARYPGEVRGVLAAPAVTAPALNRLGALGLEYREVTALPGLGDEAAKQPGLFG; via the coding sequence GTGGTCAGGGAGTTGCTCGAGAACCCCACTCCGGACGACCTCGCCGGCTTCCTCGACGAGCACCTGCGGGCGGGGGACGAGCTGGTGCAGGTGGCCGGCGAGTGCGAGGTCCTGTACACCGGTCGCGCCGCCAGTGTGGCGGAGGCGGGCGACTACGTCGTGATCGTCAAGGCCGACGGCAGCGTCCAGGTGCAGGGCCCGCGCGGCGTCAAGCCCGTCAACTGGCAACCGCAGACGGACGAGGTGCGCGTGGCCGTCGAGGACGGGCGCGCCGTGCTGGTCGCCGAGCGCTACAACCCCGCCGAGCTCGTGCGGGTGTCGTTCGAGACGCCCGCCCTGGCCGTCGCCCTCAGGCTGGAGGAGAACGGCAACTTCGTCCTCATGGGTAGCGAGGCCGAGATGCAGCGCGCGCTCGCCCGCGACCCGGACGTCATCGAACCGGGGCTCACCGTCATCGACCTGGAGCTGCCGACCGACGTGGGCGGCATAGACCTCTTCGCGCGGGACAGCCATGGGCGCCTCGTCGTCGTCGAGCTCAAGCGTGGCAAGGCGAACCACGAGGCCGTCCACCAGCTCGACCGTTACGTGCAGAGCGTGAGGGCGCGCTACCCCGGCGAGGTGCGCGGCGTGCTGGCCGCGCCGGCCGTGACGGCGCCGGCGCTGAACCGCCTCGGGGCCTTGGGGCTCGAGTACCGCGAGGTGACGGCGCTGCCCGGTCTGGGCGACGAGGCGGCCAAGCAGCCCGGGCTCTTCGGCTGA